One Bacillota bacterium genomic window, AGCTGATGAGCCCCTCCAGCCGCCGCGGAATGCGAGGCTGGCTCACGAAGGTGCCCTTGCCCTGTACGCGGTAGACCAGGCCGGCGTGCACCAGTTGCTGGATGGCCTGCTTGACCGTGGTGCGGCTCACGCCGAAGCGGGCGCTCAGCTCCAACTCGGTCGGGATCCGGTCCCCCGGCTTCAGCACCCCGGACTCGATGTCGTCCCGGAGCTGGTCGTGGAGCCGGTGGTAGAGCGGGATGCGGCGGTCGCCCCCGATCAGCGCGCCATCAGGCCCCGCCGGGTGGCGGGCCGTCCCTTGCGTGACCCTGTGCCCCGCATATCGGCCTTCGTGCCCTGTTGTGCGCGTGCTGTGTCGCACGGGCTGACGCCCTCCATCCTTTGGTTCCGCTTCCGCCGGCTTTTTTCCTGGCGCGGCAGGAGCCCGGCTCGCCAGGTCGAAAGGTGCCATTGATACATCAATGTGTTATTTATTCCGGGCCGCCGGCGTTCCTGCCGGATGCTGGAGGGCCTGGAGCCGGAAGGGTAGGTGCCCGCCATTACAGCGTCCTCGGCTCAGCCGGACCGGTTCTTGCCCATCGCCGCCTGGTATACGGCCGGGCCTTCCCGCGCCACCATGGTGGAGCCGCTGGGTGCCGATGCAGACGCCATCGTTCGCCGGGATCTGGCCAACCTCAAAGAGTCCGGGCTCAACACGGTGCGGGCCTGGATCGACTGGGCTTCAGGGGAGCCCGAGCCCGGCCGCTACGATTTCGAAGCGCTGGACCGCATCCTGAGGCACGCCCAGGAGCTGGGCCTCAAGCTCATCCTGCAGATCTACCTGGACTCGGCCCCCGACTGGATCCTGCTGCAGTACCCTGACAGCCGCTACGTCTCCCAGGGCGGCCAGGCCATCGACTCGCAGGGGTCGCCCGGCTATTGCTACGACCACCCGGGCGTCCGGCAGGCCGCCGAGCGGTTCATGCAGGCCGTGGCGGAGCGGGTGCGGCGGCACCCGGCGTTCTTCGCCTATGACCTGTGGAGCGAGCCCCACATCGTTCAGTGGGCGTACTTCGATTACCTGCCGCAGCCCGCGCTGTTCTGCTACTGCCATCACTCCAAGCAGCGGTTCCGCCGCTGGCTCAAGGGCCGGTACGGCGACCTCAACCGGCTCAACCGGGCGTGGTACCGGCGTTTCACAAGCTGGGACACCGTTGAGCCGCCCCGGTTCATCTCGCTCATGACGTACACCGACTTCATCGACTGGCAAAACTTCACCATCGAGAAGATCACCCAGGACCTGGCGTGGCGCGCCCGCACGGTCAAGGCGGTGGATCCAGTACACCCGGTCACCAGCCACTCTGCCGTGCCCGCGGTGATGACCGTGCCGCTGCTGGAACAGGGCGAGCCGGATGACTGGCAGGTCACCCGGGTCGTGGACGTGTGGGGCACCTCGTTTTACCCGAAACACGTGGGGGCGAAGGAGACCGCCGACCCTGCGGTGCGGGGCGCCTACCTGGACAGCACCCGCTCGGCGTGCGCCAGCATCGGCAAGCCGTTCTGGCTCGGAGAGCTGCAGGGCGGCCACGGCTACGTGGGCACCTTCGCCGAACCCGTCACGGCCGCCGACATCCGCGCCTGGACCTGGGGCCCCATCAGTCACGGCGCCAAGGGGTTGTGCTTCTACGCCTGGCGGCCCATGAGCCGTGGGTATGAGTCGGCCGGCTTCGGGCTGACGCACCCGGACGGGTCGCCGACCGACCGGTCAAGGGCGGCGGGCGAGGTGGCGCGGGTCGTCGACCGCCACTCGGGGATCTTCGCCGCTGCCCAGGTGCCCCAGGCGGAGGCCGCCATCGTCTGGAACAACGACGCCAACATTCTCTGGGGCTGCATGCGGGAGAAGTCGCCGTACGTCCCCTCCCGCGCGCTGCTCGGCGCCTACCGGGCCCTGTTTGAACGCAACTTCCCCGTGGACTTCGTGCACCCAGACCAGATCGCCGCGCTGGCGGGGCCGCAGCGGGGCGGGGGCCGGGGAGCCGCGGGTGCGGGGGCGGCCCCGGCGCTGCCTCCGGCCCAGGGCATCCTGCCCGGGCCGGATCCCATCGACGTGGCCCGCTACAAGGTGATTTACATGCCGTTCTCTATCATGGTGCGCCGCGACGTGGCCGCCGGCCTTGCCGAGTTCGTGAAGCGCGGCGGCACGGTGGTGGCCGAGGCCCGCACCGGCTGGAACAACGAGGAAGGCGTCGTCGATCAGGCCGTTCCCGGGTCGGGCCTGCGGGAGCTGTTTGGGGCGCAGGAGGCGTGGGCTGCCCGGCGCCGCGACGGGGAGCCCGTGGAGATTGAGGTCGCCCCGGAGGCGGAGCTGCTGGCCTTCGAGGGCGGACGGGTCAAGGGCGCCTACTACCAGCAGGCGCTGGAGGCGGGCACGGCCAGGGTCATCGGCCGCTTTGCCGGCGGGGAGGCGGCCGTGACCGTTCGCGAGGCCGGACCTGGCCGCGCCGTGCTCATGGGGAGCTGGGTCAGCTTCGGGTATCACGTGCACCGGGATCCGGCCACGGGGCGCTTCCTGGCGGGCTTCGCGGCGGCAGCGGGCGTCGAGAGGCCCGTCCTGGTCGAAGGGGTGAGCCCCGGCCAGGTCGAGGCGCGGCTCCTTTCGGGCGAGACGCGGGAGGACGGGCCGTTCGGGCTTCTGTTCGTGTTCAACCACACGGCCGAACACCTCGCCCCGCGGCTTGCCGTGAACCCCAAGCTGCCCGGGCAGCGCTTCGAACTCGTGGAGTTGACGGCTTCCGAGCGGCGCCAGCAGGCCGCACTGCACGGAGACGGGCGGCTGCGCGTGGAGCGCCCGCTCGGCCCGCACGAGATCGTCGTGGCGCTCATCCGACCGGCCTGACGCCTGTCACGCCGGCACCATCAGCTTGAGTCTGCGGAGGCGAGGGAGGCAGCGTGATGGCAACGGTGGCCGCCGTGGACATCGGGGGGACTCAGGTGCGTGCCGCGCTGATCGAAGGCGGCGGCACCATCCTCCGAAGGCTGGCGGAACCGGTGGAGAGAGCGAACGACGGCCCGTCTCTCACGGCCCAGGTCGCCGGCCTGGTGCGCCGCCTGAGCGGCGAGCCTCTGGCGCTCGGCGTCAGCCTCCCGGCCGTCATCGACCGGACCGCCGGCCGCGTCGAGTGGGCGCCCAACCTCCCCGGCTGGAACGGAGTGCCGCTTGGGGGTGAGCTGAGCGCCGCCCTGGGGCTGCCGGTCGCTCTGGAGTACGACGGCCACGCCGCAGTCCTCGGCGAGCACTGGGCCGGAACCGGGCGCGGCGTCGCCGAGTTGGCCTTCGTCATCGTGGGGACCGGGGTCGGCGGCGGATTCATCTCCGGGGGGCAGCTGGTGCGGGGCTTCACCAACCTGGCGGGTGCGGGCGGCTGGATGTCCGTCCCGGCTCCGCGCGGGTGGGACGCGCAGAGCGCGTGCCAGAAGGGGTTCCTGGAATCGCTCATCGCCGGGCCGGCCCTGCAGCAGGCGGCAGCGCGCCAGCTCGGGCAGGCACTTGCGCCCCGAGACCTCTTCGACCGGGCCTCCGCCGGTGACCCGGCCTGCCGCGCCATCGTGGAAGGCGCCCTCGAGCACCTCGGCTGGGCGCTGGTCAACGTGGTCTCCCTGCTCAACCCGCAATTGGTGCTCCTGGGCGGGAGCGTGGGCCTGCGCTTTGCCGGGTATGCGGACAGGCTGGAGGCCATGATCCGCCGCCACGCGCAGCCGTGGTCGGCCCGCGCCGCCCGCGTGGCGCCGGCAGGGCTCGGAGACGACGCCGGGCTCTTGGGTGCAGGGCGCTCCGCTGTGGAATTGGTCAAGGGCGCCTGAAGCGCCCCGCGACACGAAAGGAGAGCTGCAGTCGTAACAGCCATGGGCCAAGCATCGCAATCGTACCTGGAGTCGGTGGAACAGATCCTGGCTCGTATTCGAGATACCCAGGCGGGCGCCATCGAGAAGGCCGCCGACCGGATGGCCCACGCCATCAAGGCAGGCCGGGCCGTCTTCGTCTTCGGGAGCGGCCACTCGGTGCTCCCGGTGCTGGACATCTTCCCGCGCTACGGGGGCTATGTGGGGTTCTACCCGCTGGCCGACCCGCGCCTGATGTGGTTCTTCCCTGTTGGCCCGGGCGGGGCGCGGGAGCTTCTGTGGCTCGAGCGCCGGGAGGGCTACCTTGCGTCCTTCCTCAAGAGCCACCCGCTGACGGGGGAGGACGTGGTGCTGGTCTTCTCGCACGGCGGCCTCAACGCCGCTCCCGTCGAAATGGCCCTCCACGCCAGGCAGGCGGGTGCGTCCGTGGTAGCCGTAACGTCCGTTGCCAATGCCCGCACCCGCCCGGCCTCCCACTCCACCGGCAAGAAGCTGGCGGATGTCGCGGACGTCGTCATCGACAACTGCACGCCGCCCGAGGACGCCCAGGTGAAGATCGACGGGTGGCCTCATCCCGTGGCGGCCGCGTCCACGGTGGCTTTCGTGGCCATCGCACAGGCTCTCGTGGCGGAGACGGCGGCCCGCCTTGCGGCACTGGGCGTCAAGAAGCGGGTCTTCGTCTCGCCCAACGTCCGGGAGGTGGAAGCCGGCCACAACGAAAAGGTGTTCGAGGAGTTCGAGGCGTGGGTTCGGGCGTTGAAGTCGTAGGGCGGGTCCAGCAAGCGGCCCATCTTGAAAGGGAGGTTGAACCGAGGATGCTGCAAAGGCGCAGGGCAATCCCGGGCACGTGGGTTCGCTTTGGCGTCGTGCTGCTCGTCGTGGCGCTTTCGGTGGGCCTGATCGGGGGCGGCGCGCTGGCCGCGAAAAAGCGCGTGGTCTGGCAGGTTCACTGGAGCGACTTTCAGATTGAGGGCATTTACAAGGGCGACAAGCTGGTGACCCGTGGCCTCAAGCAGTGGGTGGAGGAGTACCAGAAGAGCCACCCGGACGTGGAGATCGTCCTGCAGACCGTCCCGATGGAGGAGTATCTCAACAAGCTGATGGTCGCCCAGGCGGCCGGCACGGGACCGGACATCATCAGCGTTCTCAACACGTGGGGCCCGCAGCTCGTCAATGACGGCGTGCTGGACAGGGTGCCTGGCGACCTGGCGAGCGACGTCAAGAACAACTTCATCCCCGTGGCCGTGGAGGGTGCGGGCGTGGACGGCGGCATCTGGGGCATCCCGTTCGAGGTCGGCAACTACGCCCTGGTTTACAACAAGAAGCACCTGCAGGAGGCCGGCTTCTCCGGGCCGCCCAAGACCTGGGACGAACTGGTCGACATGGGCGCGAAGCTGACCAGGCGCAAGAAGGACGGCACCGTTGAACGCTACGGCTTTGCGTTCCTGGCCGGCTGGGAGTCGGCGGTCGTGCACCCGTACCTGGGCCTGCTGTGGAGCCTGGGCGGCGAGTACCTGGCCCCCGACTTCAAGAGGGCCGCTTTCAACAGCCCGGAGGGCGTGAAGGCGCTCGAGGCGGAGCTGGCGCTTTTCAAGAAGGGCGCCACGGACGTATCGGCGAGCGTCTGGGAGTTCCCGCAGGGCCGCGTCTCCATGATGATCATGGCCTCGTGGTACGAGTCGTCGCTCAAGCAGGCCTTCGGGGCGGATTACGAGGCGACGGTCGGCGTGGCGCCGGTGCCGGCCATCAACGGCCGGTCGGTCAACGCCGCCTACTCGTGGTGGATGTCCGTCAACGCCCAGAGCAAGGTGAAGAAGGAGGCTTGGGACTTCGTCCGGTGGTTCACGGCCCAGCCGCTGCCCGACGGCACGACCCGGATGGGCACCTACCAGGCCGAGAACATCGGCAGCATCCCGCCGCGCAAGGGTGACCTGAGCGGGCACCCCGAGCAGTTGAACGACCTGTACACCAAGGTCTTCGTCCAGGAGCTGGCCCATGCCC contains:
- a CDS encoding beta-galactosidase; translated protein: MPAITASSAQPDRFLPIAAWYTAGPSRATMVEPLGADADAIVRRDLANLKESGLNTVRAWIDWASGEPEPGRYDFEALDRILRHAQELGLKLILQIYLDSAPDWILLQYPDSRYVSQGGQAIDSQGSPGYCYDHPGVRQAAERFMQAVAERVRRHPAFFAYDLWSEPHIVQWAYFDYLPQPALFCYCHHSKQRFRRWLKGRYGDLNRLNRAWYRRFTSWDTVEPPRFISLMTYTDFIDWQNFTIEKITQDLAWRARTVKAVDPVHPVTSHSAVPAVMTVPLLEQGEPDDWQVTRVVDVWGTSFYPKHVGAKETADPAVRGAYLDSTRSACASIGKPFWLGELQGGHGYVGTFAEPVTAADIRAWTWGPISHGAKGLCFYAWRPMSRGYESAGFGLTHPDGSPTDRSRAAGEVARVVDRHSGIFAAAQVPQAEAAIVWNNDANILWGCMREKSPYVPSRALLGAYRALFERNFPVDFVHPDQIAALAGPQRGGGRGAAGAGAAPALPPAQGILPGPDPIDVARYKVIYMPFSIMVRRDVAAGLAEFVKRGGTVVAEARTGWNNEEGVVDQAVPGSGLRELFGAQEAWAARRRDGEPVEIEVAPEAELLAFEGGRVKGAYYQQALEAGTARVIGRFAGGEAAVTVREAGPGRAVLMGSWVSFGYHVHRDPATGRFLAGFAAAAGVERPVLVEGVSPGQVEARLLSGETREDGPFGLLFVFNHTAEHLAPRLAVNPKLPGQRFELVELTASERRQQAALHGDGRLRVERPLGPHEIVVALIRPA
- a CDS encoding ROK family protein: MATVAAVDIGGTQVRAALIEGGGTILRRLAEPVERANDGPSLTAQVAGLVRRLSGEPLALGVSLPAVIDRTAGRVEWAPNLPGWNGVPLGGELSAALGLPVALEYDGHAAVLGEHWAGTGRGVAELAFVIVGTGVGGGFISGGQLVRGFTNLAGAGGWMSVPAPRGWDAQSACQKGFLESLIAGPALQQAAARQLGQALAPRDLFDRASAGDPACRAIVEGALEHLGWALVNVVSLLNPQLVLLGGSVGLRFAGYADRLEAMIRRHAQPWSARAARVAPAGLGDDAGLLGAGRSAVELVKGA
- a CDS encoding SIS domain-containing protein, giving the protein MGQASQSYLESVEQILARIRDTQAGAIEKAADRMAHAIKAGRAVFVFGSGHSVLPVLDIFPRYGGYVGFYPLADPRLMWFFPVGPGGARELLWLERREGYLASFLKSHPLTGEDVVLVFSHGGLNAAPVEMALHARQAGASVVAVTSVANARTRPASHSTGKKLADVADVVIDNCTPPEDAQVKIDGWPHPVAAASTVAFVAIAQALVAETAARLAALGVKKRVFVSPNVREVEAGHNEKVFEEFEAWVRALKS
- a CDS encoding ABC transporter substrate-binding protein; this encodes MLQRRRAIPGTWVRFGVVLLVVALSVGLIGGGALAAKKRVVWQVHWSDFQIEGIYKGDKLVTRGLKQWVEEYQKSHPDVEIVLQTVPMEEYLNKLMVAQAAGTGPDIISVLNTWGPQLVNDGVLDRVPGDLASDVKNNFIPVAVEGAGVDGGIWGIPFEVGNYALVYNKKHLQEAGFSGPPKTWDELVDMGAKLTRRKKDGTVERYGFAFLAGWESAVVHPYLGLLWSLGGEYLAPDFKRAAFNSPEGVKALEAELALFKKGATDVSASVWEFPQGRVSMMIMASWYESSLKQAFGADYEATVGVAPVPAINGRSVNAAYSWWMSVNAQSKVKKEAWDFVRWFTAQPLPDGTTRMGTYQAENIGSIPPRKGDLSGHPEQLNDLYTKVFVQELAHARHEPNVLQGAEIKSVLWHEIVEAWHGRKSPQQALDDAARQINQILKEFYG